From the Exiguobacterium aurantiacum genome, one window contains:
- the atpD gene encoding F0F1 ATP synthase subunit beta, whose translation MNEYGMKGRVVAVMGPVIDVKFDNHLPNIYNALKVTHVAESAQDVSVDLTLEVAIHLGDDTVRTIAMDSTDGVRRGMEVLDLGSPISVPVGEETLGRVFNVLGNPIDDKEVSPTVRRSPIHRLAPTFDELSTKVEILETGIKVVDLLAPYIKGGKIGLFGGAGVGKTVLIQELINNIAQEHSGISVFAGVGERTREGNDLFHEMTDSGVIKQTAMVFGQMNEPPGARLRVALTGLTMAEYFRDEQGQDVLLFVDNIFRFTQAGSEVSALLGRMPSAVGYQPTLATEMGMLQERITSTAKGSVTSIQAVYVPADDYTDPAPATTFAHLDATTNLERRLSEMGIYPAVDPLASTSRALSPDIVGPEHYEVARNVQQTLQRYKELQDIIAILGMDELSEDDKLTVHRARRIQFFLSQNFHVAEQFTGQKGSYVPVKETVRGFKEILDGKHDDLPEDAFRLVGPIEDVIEKAKTLV comes from the coding sequence GTCACGCACGTGGCTGAATCGGCACAAGATGTCAGTGTCGACTTGACGCTCGAGGTGGCGATTCACCTTGGGGATGACACGGTCCGTACGATTGCGATGGACTCAACGGACGGCGTTCGCCGCGGCATGGAAGTACTTGACTTAGGTTCACCGATTTCAGTACCAGTCGGAGAAGAGACGCTCGGTCGTGTCTTCAACGTACTTGGTAACCCGATTGACGATAAAGAAGTGTCACCGACTGTCCGTCGGTCACCGATTCACCGTCTCGCACCGACGTTCGATGAGTTGTCGACAAAAGTTGAAATCTTGGAAACAGGAATCAAAGTCGTCGACCTCCTCGCACCATACATCAAAGGTGGTAAAATCGGCCTCTTCGGTGGTGCCGGTGTAGGTAAAACCGTTCTCATCCAGGAACTCATCAACAACATCGCGCAAGAGCACAGCGGGATTTCTGTATTTGCAGGAGTCGGTGAGCGTACGCGTGAAGGAAATGACTTGTTCCACGAGATGACGGACTCAGGCGTTATCAAGCAAACGGCGATGGTCTTCGGTCAGATGAACGAGCCGCCGGGCGCGCGTCTTCGCGTAGCCTTGACGGGTCTCACAATGGCAGAGTACTTCCGCGATGAGCAAGGACAAGACGTTCTTCTCTTCGTCGATAACATCTTCCGTTTCACACAGGCAGGTTCGGAAGTTTCGGCCCTTCTCGGTCGGATGCCATCTGCCGTAGGTTACCAGCCAACACTCGCAACGGAAATGGGTATGCTTCAAGAGCGGATCACGTCAACAGCTAAAGGATCGGTCACATCGATTCAAGCGGTTTACGTACCAGCCGATGACTATACTGACCCGGCTCCAGCGACAACGTTCGCTCACCTTGATGCAACGACGAACTTGGAGCGTCGTCTTTCGGAGATGGGGATTTACCCAGCCGTTGACCCGCTCGCATCGACTTCACGTGCCCTCTCGCCTGACATCGTCGGACCTGAGCACTACGAAGTAGCCCGTAACGTCCAGCAAACGCTTCAGCGTTACAAAGAGCTTCAAGATATCATCGCAATCCTCGGTATGGACGAGTTGTCTGAAGACGATAAGCTCACGGTTCACCGTGCGCGTCGCATTCAGTTCTTCTTGTCACAAAACTTCCACGTGGCTGAGCAGTTCACAGGCCAAAAAGGTTCGTACGTACCAGTTAAAGAGACAGTTCGCGGCTTCAAAGAGATCCTCGATGGTAAACACGATGATCTTCCAGAAGATGCATTCCGTCTCGTTGGTCCAATCGAAGACGTCATCGAAAAAGCGAAGACGTTGGTCTAA
- a CDS encoding F0F1 ATP synthase subunit epsilon has protein sequence MNTLHVNVVTPDGAAYEGEARMVVAKSVTGELGILPKHIPMVTPLDISVLKLRHEDGGRTLIALSGGFMEVRPDTVTILAETAEMADKIDYDRASAAKVRAERRLQDTKLSDLEFRRAELALKKAINRLSIRDIKE, from the coding sequence ATGAATACTCTTCACGTCAACGTCGTCACCCCGGATGGTGCAGCCTATGAGGGCGAGGCACGGATGGTCGTCGCAAAATCGGTGACTGGTGAACTCGGTATCTTACCGAAACACATCCCGATGGTGACACCGCTCGATATCTCAGTTCTCAAACTGCGCCACGAAGATGGTGGACGCACGCTGATCGCACTCAGCGGCGGTTTCATGGAAGTTCGTCCCGACACGGTGACGATCTTAGCTGAAACAGCCGAAATGGCGGATAAGATCGATTACGACCGCGCTTCTGCGGCGAAAGTTCGTGCCGAGCGTCGTCTTCAAGACACGAAGCTCTCGGACCTCGAATTCCGTCGCGCGGAGCTCGCGCTCAAAAAAGCGATCAACCGCTTGAGCATTCGCGATATCAAAGAATAA
- a CDS encoding EAL and HDOD domain-containing protein: MKVYVARQPIFDQKLRVCGYELLYRRSEKNIFEHVDDSLATADVIHNAYLVFNFRELTEGTRAFINFPQNLIESEVPALLPRQTLVVEVLEHVEPTEKVLAALRSLRRKGYTIALDDFVFEEKYRPLIGLADIIKIDYQATPVDQQKRLIDALGHRIEFLAEKIETPFEYEIAKKLGYHMFQGYFFSRPTVVHGAEVHPLRHTLTEVLKELDRPEPNFSRIASQIERSVDLSYKMLRSVNTVYQKGRHTIQSIEQAVARIGLDEMRRWSYLMLLRELQTSESKELIKQSVIRGKMMELIADETLPHVTAFDAFITGIFSSLDVILDEEMQSLVSELPVEPIVKAALLGEDNELRGLLEMVLAYEQLTVHVEETAPDLSRYYVEAIRWSQTYDAEVNNV; the protein is encoded by the coding sequence ATGAAAGTTTATGTTGCGCGCCAACCAATCTTTGACCAAAAATTACGCGTCTGTGGCTATGAACTATTATATCGCCGCAGCGAGAAAAATATATTTGAACACGTCGACGATTCTCTTGCGACCGCCGACGTGATTCATAACGCCTATCTCGTCTTCAACTTTCGTGAGTTGACGGAAGGGACGCGGGCGTTCATCAACTTTCCGCAAAATTTGATCGAGAGCGAGGTACCGGCGTTGTTGCCGCGGCAGACGCTCGTCGTCGAAGTGCTCGAGCACGTTGAACCGACGGAAAAAGTGCTCGCCGCCTTGCGCTCGTTGCGCCGGAAAGGCTATACGATCGCCCTCGACGATTTCGTGTTCGAAGAGAAGTATCGGCCGCTGATCGGACTCGCCGATATCATAAAAATCGATTATCAGGCGACGCCGGTCGACCAACAGAAGCGGCTCATCGACGCGCTCGGCCATCGCATCGAATTTTTAGCGGAGAAGATCGAGACGCCGTTCGAGTATGAGATTGCTAAGAAGCTAGGCTATCACATGTTCCAAGGCTACTTCTTCAGCCGGCCGACAGTCGTCCACGGTGCCGAGGTTCATCCGCTCCGACATACGCTCACGGAAGTATTGAAAGAACTGGATCGGCCGGAACCGAACTTCAGCCGCATCGCCAGCCAAATCGAACGGAGCGTCGACTTGTCGTATAAGATGCTACGCTCGGTCAACACGGTCTACCAAAAAGGGCGTCATACGATCCAATCGATTGAACAGGCCGTCGCCCGAATCGGACTTGATGAGATGAGACGCTGGTCATACTTGATGCTGCTTCGAGAACTGCAGACGTCCGAGTCGAAAGAATTGATTAAACAGAGCGTCATTCGCGGCAAGATGATGGAGCTGATCGCTGACGAGACGTTGCCGCATGTGACAGCGTTCGATGCATTCATCACCGGGATCTTCTCATCTCTCGACGTCATCTTAGACGAAGAGATGCAGTCGCTCGTCTCGGAACTTCCGGTCGAACCGATCGTCAAAGCGGCGCTCCTCGGGGAAGATAATGAGTTGCGCGGTTTACTCGAGATGGTCCTCGCCTACGAACAGT